GTACGACGCCGAACCCGTGCGTGTGGTGCAACCGCGAGATCAAGTTCGGCGCCTTCGTCAAGCGTGCGCAGGCGCTCGGCTGCGAGTTCATGGCGACGGGCCACTACGTCAGGCGCGTCGCCGGGCCGCGCGGCCCCGAGCTGCACAGGGGCGTGGACGACGACAAGGACCAGACCTACTTCCTGTGGGCGCTGCCCCGCGAGGTGCTGCCGTACCTGCTCTTCCCGCTGGGCGACATGACGAAGGCCGAGGTCAGGCGCATCGCCGCCGAGAAGGACCTGCTCACCGCCCACAAGCCCAGCTCCTCCGGCCTCTGCTTCGTGCCGACCACGGTGAGGGACTACCTCGCCGCGGCCCTCGAGCCCCGGCCGGGCGACGTCCTCGACGCCGCCGACGGCTTTCGCGTCGCCGGCCGCCACGACGGCTTCGCGCGCTTCACGATCGGCCAGCGCAAGGGCCTAGGGCTGTTCCACTCGCACCTCGAGCGCTACGTGATCGAGCTGCGGCCCGAGACGAACGAGGTCGTCGTGGGCACGAAGGAGATGTGCCACTGGCCCCGCCTCGTGGCCGACAGACGCAACTTCCTGTGCGACGAGGGCGAGCTGCCGACGCGGGTGATGGCCCAGGTGCGCTACCGCCAGGCGCCGGAGCCGGCGACGCTGCGGCTCCTCGACGGGGACCGCTTCGAGCTCGTCTTCGACGAGCCGCAGTTCGCGGTCGCGCTCGGTCAGTCGGCCGTCGTCTACGACGGGGACAGGCTGCTGGGCGGCGGGGTCATCGCCGAGCGCTACCGCTGAGCCTCGGGGTCACCGGCCAGCGCTGCCGCGGAGCCGGCGCATGACCTACGCGGGGGCGCTCCCGCCGCGAGGGCGTATGCTCGTCGCAGGAGGTCGCTCATGGCAATCGTCGTACTGGTCGTGCTCGCGGCGTTGGTGCTGTGGGGCGTCAGCGTCTACAACCGCATCATCCAGCTCGAGAACAGGTACCAGAACGCCTGGAGCCAGATAGACGTCCAG
The sequence above is a segment of the Trueperaceae bacterium genome. Coding sequences within it:
- the mnmA gene encoding tRNA 2-thiouridine(34) synthase MnmA, with translation MSAQTVPTTSTGTGPAVVPPKVLVGMSGGVDSSVAAALLAERGYEVVGSMLRFWPDDRPEGAFDICCSPDAAYDARRVADELDVPFYLLDFRDRFQQVVVDPFVPGYQAGTTPNPCVWCNREIKFGAFVKRAQALGCEFMATGHYVRRVAGPRGPELHRGVDDDKDQTYFLWALPREVLPYLLFPLGDMTKAEVRRIAAEKDLLTAHKPSSSGLCFVPTTVRDYLAAALEPRPGDVLDAADGFRVAGRHDGFARFTIGQRKGLGLFHSHLERYVIELRPETNEVVVGTKEMCHWPRLVADRRNFLCDEGELPTRVMAQVRYRQAPEPATLRLLDGDRFELVFDEPQFAVALGQSAVVYDGDRLLGGGVIAERYR